The genomic DNA AGGTAGATTGTACCTAAGCCATGGGATACCCTGGCAAGAGCTATTCTCTTCCAATCAGTTCTAGTGAAGTGCCAGCTAAAGGTCACCATCCTACATGAAGTATTAGATTCTAAGCTACATTTACAGGGCATGTCCATAAAAGTATGGCCTAtaaggaaaagctggaaagatCAGATTCATTTAGTCTAGAAAATTACTATGATTTCCACCTACAAGGACAAATAAGCACCAAAGCAGCTCAAACAGGAAGAGCTTTCACTGGATGTGCTTAAAAGTGAGCAAGACACCTAACTGGAAGGGATGGTGTAATTATACCTGGTATTTACATAAgaatggggagagaaaatggACAGAGACAACAAAGATCCTTCAAGATCCATTCCAGCCTTTTTTACGTACAGTTTCCAAAAGGTTTGCATAGAAATCCTTTTTACTTTGGGGTTCCTGTTTCTATGATGGGCTTTTTAAGGGCAGGTTGAGACACTGCATCTTGGGTTAGTATCTGCAATTAAAGGATTCATTTTATGGTTCAGAAAGGTGACATTTATTTGAAACCCAGTCTGATAAAATCTCAGCTGAAGCATTAaatattcctgatttttttttcttacctttttgTCACTGTTGCTTAACCACTGATCATTAAGAAGGTTTGGATAAAGGTCAGTAAgtataactttatttttaagagaTGTTCACATACTTAAAACGCatgaaaatatgaaaggaaCAGTATGGAAGCAAATCAGAAAGACAATGATTTTGAAGGCAAGTCTGAATTATTAATGAAGTCAGGATGATGGTATGgacccacagaaaaaaaaaccaataatgAATGAGTAAGGGCCACGTTGGTCTTTTGAACTTCTCAATTTCCTAAAGCTACTGCTTTTTATAAATCATAGAAAATCATTTCCCTTCCTTGCTGTCCATTAACTACCCTGGATACTACTATGCTTTTCTTCCCAGGTATGTACCTGCACAGTGGCAGTATTATAAAGAGTACTTAGGCAGTTCTCAGCAATACTTCTTACCTAGCACAGAGTGGAAGACTTACTTGATTATGTAGCTAAAAATCAACCAGATGTTTTCAAGATTCAGAAGgatctttgtttaaaaaagaaaagaaaagagcactGCACCAGGCACCTTTTAAAGGCACAAATCATTGCTTAAGAGTGAGATTCATTTGGATTACAGGAACCACCTGATTGAGGGATGAGAGCCTTACCGTAAACTTTTACTATACTTTTTAGCTGCCATTGCCCAATTTTGCGATTTGAAGAAAGTATTTCCTATATTCTTTGTGTCTTCTGCTATGGCCACAATCTTGTCAACCTAATAAAATAGATGGGAAATATAAAGGATGAATGTATTTATGAAAGAAGTCATGAATTAACTAATGTTTAACAGTATGATCCCAGGCCCATCCTCTTTTAAGGTTTATAAGATCTCAGAATAGAAAAACTCCAATTTCAAACAAAATACTACCTTCAAACTACTTCTGTAATATCCTTTACTTTATGTAACACAAAGATCTGAAAGATGAAATTCCTAGTGGCTTTTCTACAATATAAATGGTGAGAAAATACTAGAGAAGACAGAGTAGTCCAACTCTTTTCCCTAAATGCTGCTACCCACATAGAGCTATATATAAAGGTGTTGACCATTattcaaagaaaagaagataaatttaCAAGCAAAGTATTCAACCAAGACTGCCTTATTCCTGACGAAACGTTGTCTTCTGCTTCTCAAAACAGTATCACTCACGTGAACCCTGCACACGCTCAAAGTGGAAGTCATGTCAACACAATGCTCCTTCTCTCTGAACACTTAACGTTATCaatggaaggagaaaagaacTGCCTGTCTTTATCAAGTCCATCATTTCTACTTCCACAACTGTATACACTTCAAGTTACTTCTCTAGTGGTAATTAGAAATAGTTTATCATTACAGCTGTTTATTTTACCCTACTAGAATCAGTAACCTTGGCAAAAACTGATCAGTGTGAGACCAATGTTACCATGGTTTCTGTAGTTGGTTTATATGAACAAGTTTTAAGTTAAAGGGCACAGGCAATTGCCAACTTCAATTCTACACTACATCAAAGGCTATCCAAAAGCATTTTCATAAGTTGAAGTGCTTCTCAAAAGCCAAGGAGTTTGTTTTCTAGCTCAAATGGATTTTTACAATTCTAATTCTCTATTTGGAATCTACTCATGCAGcccccttttcttccccctctcaCAAATCACTGTTTGACTTACACAGTTTGTCTAGTTCACCTACATAAGAAATTAAAACCCTGCAGAAGAGCTGCTTTCACCAGTCTGCTCCCTGACTTCCAACAACAGATCTTCTGCAGGTTTGAACAATCTAAAAAGTAAACAACTACTGGGAATAATGAACAACTACCTCTGATGTActaaaaaccttttaaaaaggCCAatcatttatttctaataaGTGGGGCAGAGTCTGTTAAAGGctgagtatttttaaaagtgtgtaGATAACAACATTAAGTTAGTTGTCTGCAGGATGGAGTTCTAGTAATTGCAACCTGACATTACagcacaaacagaaataaaaagaaatcaagaacagaaaataagtgTGACAATTTTAAGTGAGGTTTTAGttactggggggaaaaaatgggctGAAAttagcactgaaaaaaaaaagaggtaacAATCCCTTCCCACACAGCCTTCCCTTTCTTAAAATGGAATGTCACCATTTAACCAGGGCCTCATTCCattcttaagaaaaaaagcttAATTAACATCATCACAGACACCATGTAACTCAGATCACCTACAAGTCTTGCAATCTGTAAAATacccaagaagaaaaatacttacATCTTTTAAGTCTATATCTGAATCTTCAGGAAAATCTGGATGAGCATCTCCAGATCCATCCTGGGGAGTAATTCCCCAGTCATCTCCTTCCTTTAGCTCTCCACATTCGGCTATGACACACAACTGAAAAAATGAAGTGTAAATAGTAGTATTGCTTATTaagacaattttttaaaaagcagtaacTTCCAAGTGCTCTTTGAAATTTTTGAAAGTCCATAAAAAGGCTTTTTCATCTGTTGTTTGGgtgcatttatttcagaaaccCATCACATCATTAGCCTATCCTCATCAAAAGGCTTTTATCACACCAAGTGTTGTGTTCAGAGGATCAGCATTCCTAAAACACCATACCCACGCTTCACGGGGAGGCTGCAAGAGGAACTGGCAGCAAGCTGAAGTGCAGCAAAAAACAAGACATGGAAATTCTTCTACATTAGAGAAGATGGTTCTTTCTTCAACTGCCAAGACTTTTAAAGTTAGATGTATTAATTCATCCAACACCCACAAGCTGCTATGACCTACACACCAATTGCTTTTTCAGAAACATGACTTCTGACATAAAAATTATAAGAATTACGTATCATTTAGGTGGGATTGTGAATTCCACCTTTTCATTTCATCACCCATCCTACACTTCTGGCAAAGGCTTCCACCCTCACAGCTATGTTGAACAATAAATGGTTTGTGCAAGGAAAATGTACAGTGCAAGAACAAAAGCCTCTTAACAAGGGCAGTAAAATGGAAATTACCAGTTAGCAAAAATAACTAACATTTAATAGTTCTAAAATACTACACCAGGAATTTAGAAGAAATGATTACACAtcatataatgaaataataaacatCATCCCTCAGTGCTTTGCCTTTTGCTTACCTTAGCAGGATTTTCTCCTTTCACTTCAACGTTTTCTAGTATTTTAACTACACCCATTCCTTTGATCACTTGGCCAAACACCACATGTTTCCCATCCAGGTGAGGAGTAGGCACCGTTGTAATAAAGAACTGAGAGCCATTAGTACCAGGTCCTGCATTTGCCATGCTCAGCAGACCTGGTTTGTCATGCTGCATTGGGGGGGGAAAAGATCACcatcagcatttaaaatatgttataAAATCATATGGAAGGTTCTGTAAGGCTGATCATAAACATAGCCATGACAGCCATAGCAACTTTGTAAACCAATTGCATACAGGTGCAAACTAATTTTACTCACCCTGACTGAAGAGGGCAAATGCTCAGCTCAGGGTCTTCACCTAGCCCCTACCAATCCAGCAAGCACAGCCACATGTGACTTAACGTTGTAACACCTGTCTCCTGCTTCTACAATCCACCCCCTACACAGCTGATGAGTTTAGGCAGATCACCTGGGAAAGGAGTGAAGTTCCTCACTGAATTATTTAAGATCACTGGCCTTAAGAAGTGAGGCTACATACCACTGAAACCAACTTTAATGTTGAGCTGCTAAGATGGGTATGTAATGTGAATTTTAAAAGGATTATGCACACAAAGTATGGTGTAGAATTATGGAGTTTAGAGGACTGTGGTCTTTGAAATTCATGATTTGGTCattttgtttggggatttttaatctccttccctttcctaGCGATGCAGTTTTTAGTCTGTTGGGATTTTTAACCATATAATTGTTCTGCCACTTAGGCCACCAGGCCTCAAACTAAAAGAAAATTGTTAAACAGCCTAATGTAAGAAGATACTGTTTATCCTGTTTCTTGCaagaactttttccttttttgaacTAAGACTTTTCTTGTCCCAGCACATAAATTATTCTGCActgcaaaaatgtattttttattacatGTTGTGAATGTCTTGTTTAAGTGGCACAACCCAGCCATGAAGTTGTTACTCTCCCCAAGTTGGTCTGGTTACTAAGTGCAAGGAACTCCATTTAATCTAAGTGAGGATGCTATACCTAGACATTGGTACACATCTAAAGCATTCATGCTGTGGTACTGTCAAGAAACTTGGTActgtgggaaggagaggaggaacaAAAAGTGATGATAGCACAGAGGACATAGAAACAGATTTCAGAGCTCAATGAGAGGTTGATTAGTTTGAGATAACAGTCTGAGCCTGGTGTATTTAAGCATCTGCTTTTTCCCTACATTCTGTACCAACTTCAAGAATCTGTTGTTTTGAAAGCTGTTTTCCCACATAGTGTTTGGATTTCCATAGTGGTAGGTAGGGAGACCTCCTTGCCTGAACTGTTTACCTGGTCCTAAGGCACAGTAAGTCTGAATCTTTTCAGTCAGGATTTGGCTTAGGAACTCTGGGAAAAGGTTCCACAGCTAAGAGCCAGAATCACACCCAGCCAACAGAAAGCTACTGGAATCTTGGCTTTATCTGTTCTAACCTTGAAACTTGCCCTGGGAGTCAGAGATGGCAAATGACAGAGGAGCCTGTGTCCCAGAGCAAGAGAAGGCAGCTGGTAGGATTGCAGCCTCCAAAACAAATATCTGACACTTTGCATTGTAGTTGCTGGCAAACAAGTTAAACAGAAGGGTTGCCCCACAGCAGATTTTTGCAAATACCATTTGAGGCTGGTCACTGCTTCACTGCCTAAGCCCTGTAAATCTTAGCttttcctccccctctccccagtTACAGCTAGTGCTAGACAGCAATAGtttgtaaacaaaaaaaaacaagtaacAGTAAGTTCTGGTGTTGCCTTAAACCTGCAGGTTTACCTTTTGTCTGTAAAGATGTGGGGGGACAAGTTGGAAATTATAGAGAGCAGTCTGGTGCCTTCAGTCTCCCCACTTATACCCAACCCCATTTTGTCTGGGACCAACTATCAATTTTAGTCCCAAATTACGAGAGTCTCTATAAAGAAAACTCTTGTCACTCATGAAttttcttgctgtgttttgaaAAGCACTGCAGACAGATGGAGTGTCTTTCTCATTATGGCTTCTGTGGTCATTTTGTAAACTTataaagcaagcaaaaaaatctGGACAAAATCAGATTCTCTGACAGATCCAAGGCTTGCAAAACTATGCCATAGTAACAGTGCTTGGGGTTGTGTAAGTTGGGTGTTCCCCAACAGCAGAGCCATTAGCTGGAGAAGTGGCATCAAGAAAAGCCTAGTGGGACTGATCTGAGATGATAAACTGACTACTGACAAAAGTTTTGCAGTTTACTGCAATTTGCAACAGTCCATGCAACCAGCACAAGAACAAACAGTTCCAGTGTCCTCAAATATCAACAAAAACAACTCTGTATTCTGAGATAGTGGGTGAGaacactgcagggctgctggattAAATGCAAAAGCTAGTGAATTTCTACCTAACAGAGACATTTAAATTCCCAGTGAAATCCTAACATACTTGGCAAATAGATAACAGGAATCATGCTCTTAAGACTCTGTACAGGATCCAAATGCGTTCTTCAACATATCTCTGGCACTCTGACAACATTTGTTAGAGCTGAGAAGTACAGAAACGGGAATCATTTGTATCATATTCACAACTACCTCTTGATCTCAAGGAACAACCAAACACATAATGACACAAAGTCATCTTCAGGGATGTGATCCTGTGACAGTACCAACAGACAGACACTGttagcagcagtgctgtgggcacCACCAGAGTGTCAGACTTCAGAGAACACAACTGGAATTATCTTTATGATGAACGCTGGAGTAACATTTCCAGTTACTGCTCCAAACTTAAGTCCTTtcagtcctgtgaggagtggctgagggagctgaggtttTTGAGAAAAGAATGTTCAAGGGTGACTTTATCACTCcctacaactacctgaaagcAAGGTGGGGGGTCAGTCTGTTCTCCCAGGCAATCAGCAACAGGATaggaggaaatggcctcaagttgcacaAGGAGAGGTTAAGGTTGGACCTTGTGAGGAATTTCTTGACAGAAGGGGATGcgctgcccagggatgtggtggagtcatcatccctggaggtgttcaagaccTGTCTATATATGGCACTTAGTGCTATACTCCACTTGACAAGGTGCTGTTTGGTCAAGACTTGGACTCGTTGATGCTACAAGTGTTTTCCAACCTAACAGACTCTGTGATTTTGTCAATCTGATACAGGATTTTGTTATCTGATTAGTGGAGGAttgctgtattttcttctcCTAAAATACTGTCTGGGGGCAAGTACAACTGCATTCAGGGCTTTGCTTTAACAATGGGACAGTGATATGTGTAAGGTTTTAGTCAGTGTTGTTTAGAGTCTGTCATGTGCTACCACATACAACATGACATGAAAATGGTTAGTGCCCATGCTGACAATTGTTATTACTGCAGCAGGAGTAACATCACTGAAACACAACAACTGAATACATCAGTGTTTTTAACATAGTACCTGATAATGAAAGTTTTCATCTTCAAATTTTTCACCATATATACTTTCTCCACCTGTGCCATTTTGGTTTGAGAAATCTCCACCTTGAACCATAAATTCCTTAATaactgtaaaagaaaatagttATGAAATGTCTCAGCAAGgcacaaggaaaaaacccaaagatgAAAAGCAATCCTTGTCACCAGCACCTAAATGGAACCAAAATCCGTCTTTTATTTACCAAGTCACCTAAGTACTCCTTTTCAGTTATGTGGTTATCACTTGATATTTAAACCTTTACCTGAAATTCATTTCAACCTGTTTACAACTCAGAGTAAACTAGTTTTGCAAAATTCCTACTAAATTTATAATTTACTATTGTCAGTGCATGGTAAAAACACATAATCATTCAGAGGATCAAAAAGTGAAAAACTTTCCTTCAGTAAAGTTGTTTCTTTAACAAgtacttgaaatattttttaatattatttcaatGGTAGACAACTTTTGTTACCAATAGGAAAACAGAGGATTTCCCAGAACTTACTCCTGTGGAAAGGACATCCTTTATAATGGAGAGGTTTTCCAGTGGTAGGTCctgttcctttttctcctgtACACAGCGCACGGAAATTCTCAGCAGTTTTAGGTACAACATCAGCAAATAATTCAAAGACAATGCGTCCAACTGAAATGACAAAGAGAGAATAAGACATTTTTAAGTCTTGTCCTAGGCACGGTGACGTGTTGAGCGTTGTATgtcaaaagaaattaatgtttcaagctttattattattattattattattattatttcaattaCTATTCAATTTCCATCTTGGAGTTGCTCTGTGGCAATTGCTTGCAGAGTTACATTGGGTTTTTAGCAAATTGTTATTACCAACAATGAATTCCCCTGTCAAGAATAATGTAGCAGGAATAAAGGCAGATTCTGCCAAAAACTAATGAAAATGCCAAACGcattttctgccaaaaaaaaaggtgtgtGGGAAATCACACATACATATATTAAAGCCAAATTATGAATTTTAATATGCACACTTATGTCAATTTTAGTATATATGTAGTTTGTTCAATCAAAAGTAGATACAATACAATGACTGTTTTGTGGAGACTTTTAATCCATAAAAAAGCTCATGCTAAACACATCCCTTACCCCTCACTCTCTTAAACCTGAATTTGACAAAGACACAGTGATACACTTTATATGCATATGAATAATGGCTATTTACAATTGGAGACACCACAAGCAATTGTTAAACAATTGCTGTACGTGTTTTAACTGAAGGGAATTAAACTTGAGTAGCAAACAGATCCCGTAATTGCTGATAAATGGATTCTGTGCTGAATTGTCATTCCTTCACTAACTGGCTTCTCACAGAGCTATTTCTCACTCCTAGCAGCCTCCATCAGTTGAAGCTCCTGTTTTCTCATCAGCCTCACAGTCAATTAATTAACATAACTTCACTCTACCGGTAgctaaatgtaaatatattgaTTCTAATTAAtacaggaatgaaaacaaattagACAACTGAAAGGCAATAAAAGGCAAATCATCTCATAGACTTTCTTCTTCTATTCTTCTGAGTAACAGAATGAATAAGTGAAAAGCAGTATCCTGACATGATTTAGGCAGTCCCTATCTTTTTCCATGTAAAATTTTTAAGCCTTTCACGTAGTACCCCAGCTAACTTGCTGTTGTTTCCTTCTTTCGATTGTGACCGTTTGCCCAGATTTCTGAGTGacctctggcagcactggcgCCGCCAAGAGAACCAGGGCTGCGGTTTCCCCGAGCCTTCCCCGCACAGCCCCCGCTGCCGGCCcggccccaggccaggctggccgTGCTGCGGCAGCTCCGCGGGGCCCAGCCACGGGGGCCGGGGGCGGCTCCGAGCGGGCGAGGCCGCGCTCGGCACGGCGCGGCACGTGGAGAGCGGCGCGGGAGCGGCCGCACACGTGGGCAGCGCCGGGAGCCGAggccgggcagcgccggctGCCATGGGAACGCCGTGCCCGACCCCCGGCATCGCCACCGGGCCCCCGGCCGGGCCCTGTGCTGCCATGTTGCCTTTCTCGCCATGTTCCTCGGGCCCGTTCGCTCTGGCGGGGGAGGCCCGTTCGCGGCGGGacgccctcctcctcctcccgctgcCGGGGCTGTGCGCTCGCAGCCCGCagggcagcgcccggcccggcccggcccagggTCCCCCCCACGTCCTGAGCGCtgcggcgcggcccggcccggcccggagccGCTCCTGCAGCCGGGCCCGGGCCCCGCGCGGCCCGCACTGCGCCCCGGCCCGGGGCGCTCGCCCGGGCTCCGTCGCGCCCCCTCCCCACCTCGCTCGCCCCCGATGTCCACATCGAAGAAGGCGCGGGGGTTGCTGGCCTTGCCGGGCCGGGCGACAGGGGACGGGTGCGACATGCCGCAGCTGCCCGCTGGCGCGGTGGCTCCGCCCGCTCGGCCGCCCGCGATCCCGGCCGCCCGCGGGTCGGGGCCGCTCGGCGCTCCGCCCaccggcgggggcggccgggcccCGGGAGCCCGCGATGGCTGCGGCACTGGCCCGCCCCTGGGCCTGTCTCTCGGCGGCCTTAAGTGACTCGGGGATAATCCGCAGAGAAGGAGCATTGCTTTCTCGAGGTTATACACACGCACAAGGCCTGGAAATagggggaaggagagagatTTTAGGTTTTGCCTGGGTTTGTATTTTATGAGAGAAATGGCAGGCTGCGTGGAAAGTGGTGATCCGTGGTAAAATGGGCAAATTGTCTGAAGTGACTATTATCCcataaatatttagaaatgcAGAATATCCAGCCTTCCTAAggtctgaaaacaaaatatgtttCATCCCAAAGGATGAATGTCACAATAATTGCTCCAAGGCCAACAATCTCTTTCGGACATTTGTGTTGACTAATGGATGTACTATCAATACACTTGGTTTGGGCTCCTCAGGGTGCTCCTTGATTCCCAAGCAGATGAATGGTGCAACATGGCCATGTCCTGTAGTCAATGGTATCATGGAGGCAAGGTACCTGTGGCAAAAACAGAAGGGGCAGAAGAGTTCTGGGTTCTGACTTCTGCAAAGTTATAGTCcttctgggaatgctgctgatCAAAATGAGCCTCTTTATTTCTTGGACTCTTCTAATCCATCCCAGAAACCTCTCATTCTTTGATTCGTTGTGTTCTCTGAAGGCTTTCTCCTGAAATTCATGTCTATATGTCTGGACTTGAGCTTCATCAAGCTGGTTTTCATCTCTCTCTCAGCATGTTCTCAATATTGGATGTGTCAGAGGGCAGTTGTAATTCCCAgattgaaagaaaatataaagtaGCATTTATATTAATCACTGCAGTCCATATACTGCATTGTAATCATTCCCACACATCTGTACAGATGTTGGGTAGGAGAGGTGATCGGCACGGAGTGTTGTTACACATTGCATCTGGGAACCCttaacagaaggaaaagccatCTGCTGCCATCTGGGAACACTTAGTGAGAAATCAGTGGAACCACACTGAGGCATTTCTCTCTCTGAGCCAGGTCATGCAGCTGTGTCAGGGATTTCACATGCTCCACGATGTCAGAGGCCACCAAAGCTTTGAGTCATCTGTAATTCACGAGGCATTTGGCCACGTTCACTGGCTGAGATATTTTTATCATTATGCGTAGCCTAGATGAGGTGCAGTGGTGTGGTCTCACACCAGCAACGTGCACTTGCCACCCTGTAAGGCAACCATATCCTGGGCTACATTaaaagcagtgtggccagcagggccagggagacTGTTCTGCCCTTCTGCCCTGCccttgtgagaccccacctgcagtgctgcacccacctctggggtccccagcacaggaaggatgaCAGCCTGTTAGAGAGAGTCCAGAGGAAGGACACCAAGATCATGTAAAGGATGAAGGGATGATTACAGGACCTCTTCTAGGAGGaagggatgagggagctgggattgttcagcctggagaagagaaggctctgggggaGCACTTAATGGAGCAGCACTTGAGGGAGCCTATATGAAAGACAGGGACAAACTTTTTAGTAGGGCCTGTTGTGATATGGCAGGGGCTATTGGTTTTAAACAGAGGAAGGGTCAATTTAGATTagataaaagaaagaaaggtgtGTTACAATGAGGATGGTGAAagactggaacaggttgccccAAGAAGTGGCAGATAcatcatccctggaaacattcaaggccaGGATGG from Ammospiza nelsoni isolate bAmmNel1 chromosome 4, bAmmNel1.pri, whole genome shotgun sequence includes the following:
- the PPID gene encoding peptidyl-prolyl cis-trans isomerase D — encoded protein: MSHPSPVARPGKASNPRAFFDVDIGGERVGRIVFELFADVVPKTAENFRALCTGEKGTGPTTGKPLHYKGCPFHRIIKEFMVQGGDFSNQNGTGGESIYGEKFEDENFHYQHDKPGLLSMANAGPGTNGSQFFITTVPTPHLDGKHVVFGQVIKGMGVVKILENVEVKGENPAKLCVIAECGELKEGDDWGITPQDGSGDAHPDFPEDSDIDLKDVDKIVAIAEDTKNIGNTFFKSQNWAMAAKKYSKSLRYVEASEEVAEEADKPKLKTVALTCVLNIGACKLKLSDWQGAIDSCSEALKIDPANTKALYRRAQGWQGIKDLDQALADLKKAHEIAPEDKAIQTETLKIKQKIKAQREKEKAAYAKMFA